Proteins co-encoded in one Pseudomonas fluorescens genomic window:
- a CDS encoding pirin family protein, which produces MKNLIGIYTSPRGHWVGDGFPVRTLFSYDNLGQHISPFLLLDHAGPAQFTPTTERRGVGQHPHRGFETVTIVYDGEVEHRDSTGSGGKIGPGDVQWMTAASGILHEEFHSSDFARTGGNLEMVQLWVNLPAKDKMAEPGYQTILDSDIPNVALRDGAGNLRLIAGEFDGHKGPSRTFTPIDVWDLRLNAGKLLTLDLHEGRNTALVVLRGSVRINDQESAGAGQLALFERDGDQLTLAASEDAVVLLLSGEPIDEPIVGHGPFVMNTEQEIHQAFVDFQSGRFGRMPA; this is translated from the coding sequence ATGAAAAACCTCATCGGTATCTACACCAGCCCTCGCGGCCATTGGGTCGGCGATGGGTTTCCGGTGCGTACCCTGTTTTCCTACGACAACCTGGGCCAGCACATCAGCCCGTTCCTGCTGCTCGATCACGCAGGGCCTGCGCAGTTCACCCCGACCACCGAACGACGTGGGGTCGGTCAGCATCCGCACCGCGGGTTTGAGACCGTGACCATCGTCTACGACGGTGAAGTGGAGCACCGCGACTCCACGGGCAGCGGCGGCAAGATCGGCCCGGGCGACGTGCAGTGGATGACCGCTGCTTCAGGGATCCTGCACGAGGAGTTTCATTCCTCAGATTTCGCCAGAACGGGTGGCAACCTGGAAATGGTGCAGCTTTGGGTCAACCTGCCGGCCAAAGACAAGATGGCTGAACCGGGTTACCAGACGATTCTTGATAGCGACATCCCGAACGTTGCGCTCCGGGACGGTGCCGGCAACCTGCGCCTGATCGCGGGTGAGTTCGACGGTCACAAGGGGCCTTCCCGGACCTTCACACCCATCGACGTCTGGGACCTGCGCCTCAATGCCGGCAAGTTGCTGACGCTTGATCTGCACGAGGGCCGGAACACCGCGCTGGTGGTCCTGCGTGGCTCGGTCCGGATCAATGATCAGGAGTCGGCGGGAGCAGGACAGTTGGCGTTGTTCGAGCGTGATGGCGACCAATTGACTCTGGCAGCCAGCGAGGATGCTGTGGTGTTGCTGCTCAGTGGCGAGCCGATCGATGAACCGATTGTCGGTCATGGTCCGTTCGTGATGAACACCGAGCAGGAAATTCACCAGGCCTTTGTCGACTTTCAGTCGGGTCGTTTCGGTCGCATGCCGGCCTGA
- a CDS encoding chemotaxis protein CheY — protein sequence MADKTLRILIADTRHFHRMKIERMFNALDYYRIAPVQNFSELLSLIDYGCEPFDVLVTDSQLAGGMPDLHGFLFDLAQVRHALVYGEAVNASDVPGYFRPKITTCNAALPSMSAISQLMASVDASREHSSCRCPAKSLAQLHA from the coding sequence ATGGCCGACAAAACCTTGCGTATTTTGATCGCCGACACCCGGCATTTTCACCGGATGAAGATCGAGCGGATGTTCAATGCCCTCGATTACTACCGCATTGCACCGGTGCAGAACTTCTCCGAACTGCTGTCGCTGATCGATTACGGCTGCGAGCCGTTCGATGTATTGGTGACTGACTCTCAACTGGCAGGTGGAATGCCGGATCTGCACGGATTCCTGTTCGATCTGGCGCAGGTCCGGCATGCACTGGTCTATGGCGAAGCGGTGAACGCGTCGGATGTTCCCGGATATTTTCGGCCAAAGATCACCACCTGCAACGCCGCGCTGCCCTCAATGAGTGCCATCTCACAATTGATGGCATCCGTCGATGCTTCACGTGAGCATTCATCGTGCAGGTGCCCGGCAAAATCCCTCGCGCAATTGCACGCTTGA
- a CDS encoding mechanosensitive ion channel family protein → MLSLLTDHPLFCALILILLDLGLWRLISSHGSAWKLLVRVLIFSLFSVLLFNEGLNPMEPAPWADNVPLHLAATGLQIGWWLFGARTLTVLIGAVMMQRVGHTGRLLQDLLGAVIFLIAIIAALAYVLDLPVKGVLATSGALAIIVGLALQSTLSDVFSGIVLNTTKPYQLDDWISIDGTEGRVTDIDWRATRLQTSQGSMAVIPNSLAAKAKIINFSRPSNMFGVAVSVQVSPHARPNSVIDALERAMQGCRPLLDNPAPSVALKSSSSAGAEYEISGFVASMSEKRAVRNQLFDLAYRHLQASGVNLLSSDEPAAPAHLSRPRALLDSSPIFSTLRQEEKETFSQNMTLQTFRAGEIILEGGEVSDHLFIIESGVVSVTLNRHGVPFESGRMGPGEVIGEAGILSDTSLPADFSAKTFCALYRIEKSYLKPCLDARHDINDAMKALLDFRLLKAQALTQETPVAAPKRGFLQWLRHRA, encoded by the coding sequence ATGCTGTCTCTGCTCACCGATCATCCGTTGTTTTGCGCGTTGATCCTGATCCTGCTCGACCTTGGTCTGTGGCGCCTGATCAGTTCCCACGGCAGCGCGTGGAAACTGCTGGTGCGGGTGCTGATTTTCAGCCTGTTCAGCGTGCTGCTGTTCAACGAAGGCCTCAATCCGATGGAGCCGGCGCCGTGGGCCGACAACGTGCCGTTGCATCTGGCGGCGACCGGGTTGCAGATCGGCTGGTGGCTGTTTGGTGCACGGACCCTGACGGTGTTGATCGGGGCGGTGATGATGCAGCGGGTCGGCCACACCGGACGGCTGTTGCAGGATCTGCTCGGCGCGGTGATTTTCCTGATCGCCATCATTGCCGCGCTGGCCTATGTGCTGGATCTGCCGGTCAAAGGCGTGCTGGCCACGTCCGGGGCCTTGGCGATCATCGTCGGTCTGGCGTTGCAGAGCACATTGAGTGACGTGTTTTCCGGCATCGTCCTGAACACCACCAAGCCCTACCAACTCGATGACTGGATCTCCATCGACGGCACGGAAGGGCGGGTGACCGACATCGACTGGCGCGCCACACGCCTGCAAACCTCCCAGGGAAGCATGGCGGTGATTCCCAACTCGTTGGCGGCCAAGGCCAAGATCATCAACTTCAGCCGTCCGAGCAACATGTTCGGTGTTGCGGTCAGCGTGCAGGTCAGCCCCCATGCTCGGCCGAATTCGGTGATCGATGCACTGGAGCGGGCGATGCAGGGCTGTCGCCCGTTGCTGGACAACCCGGCGCCAAGCGTAGCGTTGAAGAGCTCGAGCAGTGCCGGCGCGGAGTACGAAATCAGCGGCTTCGTGGCTTCGATGAGCGAGAAGCGTGCGGTGCGCAATCAGTTGTTCGATCTGGCTTACCGACACTTGCAGGCGTCCGGGGTCAATCTGTTGTCGAGTGATGAACCTGCCGCCCCGGCCCATCTCTCGCGGCCACGGGCGCTGCTCGACAGCTCGCCGATCTTCTCGACCCTGCGTCAGGAAGAAAAAGAGACCTTCAGCCAGAACATGACCCTGCAAACTTTCCGTGCCGGCGAGATCATACTGGAGGGCGGCGAGGTCAGTGACCATCTGTTCATCATCGAGTCCGGTGTGGTCTCGGTGACTTTGAACCGGCATGGCGTTCCGTTCGAATCAGGGCGCATGGGGCCGGGGGAAGTGATCGGCGAGGCAGGGATTCTTTCCGATACTTCGTTGCCGGCCGACTTTTCCGCCAAGACGTTCTGCGCCCTGTATCGCATCGAGAAGTCGTATCTCAAGCCTTGCCTGGATGCCCGTCACGACATCAACGATGCGATGAAGGCGCTGCTCGATTTCCGCCTGCTCAAGGCGCAGGCGCTGACTCAGGAAACGCCGGTAGCCGCACCGAAAAGAGGCTTCCTGCAGTGGCTGCGCCATCGCGCCTGA
- a CDS encoding response regulator transcription factor, giving the protein MDSALIVDDHPVVVGAVRMVLESLGYKSIHVASSGVEVVPMIRAHAPKLIVLDLKLKGMGGLEVLERINALGLVCKIVIFSSADPDSYLARCRRAGAMAFVAKSAELQQLQSAIKAVRSGYSYFQELPQVSAGHCGVHSDEREQIERLSNRELHILVQLALGKPNKDIALEMNLSYKTISTYKTRLMLKLGIGSLVLLREFARRNHLL; this is encoded by the coding sequence ATGGATTCAGCATTGATCGTCGACGACCATCCGGTGGTCGTCGGCGCCGTCAGAATGGTTCTGGAATCACTGGGCTATAAATCGATTCATGTCGCTTCGAGTGGCGTTGAAGTGGTGCCGATGATCCGTGCACACGCGCCGAAACTGATCGTGCTCGATTTGAAGCTCAAGGGCATGGGCGGTCTTGAAGTGCTGGAGAGGATCAATGCGCTCGGGCTGGTCTGCAAAATCGTGATTTTTTCATCGGCCGACCCCGACAGCTACCTGGCGCGTTGCCGACGTGCAGGTGCGATGGCTTTTGTGGCCAAGTCTGCCGAGTTGCAACAGTTGCAGAGTGCGATCAAGGCTGTCCGTTCGGGTTACAGCTATTTTCAGGAATTGCCTCAGGTCAGCGCAGGTCATTGCGGTGTGCACAGTGACGAGCGAGAGCAGATCGAACGATTATCCAATCGCGAATTACACATTCTCGTGCAATTGGCGCTTGGCAAGCCCAACAAGGACATCGCCCTGGAGATGAACCTGAGCTACAAAACCATCAGTACTTACAAGACTCGCCTGATGCTGAAGCTCGGGATCGGCTCACTGGTGTTGTTGCGAGAGTTTGCCAGACGCAACCATCTGCTGTGA
- a CDS encoding arylamine N-acetyltransferase family protein codes for MSEPRLANLKQYLQRLGFDTPPAPTLETLRLLQLRHTGAFPFENLSTLSGEPVLIDLVSIQRKVLNDARGGYCYELNNLFLALLLELGFEARGISGRVVMNQPEGSWTARTHRLSLVTLDGVRYITDVGFGGMVPTAPLILDTEAEQSTPHEPYRIEVQADGYMLRARVAGEWRPMYLFDLQRQEDIDYTLGNWYVSTHPDSPFAQRLMVARTGDGWRRTLNNGSFAIHRIGMESERREVTDVDELIELLEREFGLRLPHQPGAREALARLIQPT; via the coding sequence ATGAGCGAGCCACGCCTGGCGAATCTGAAACAGTATCTGCAACGGCTGGGGTTCGACACGCCCCCGGCACCGACCCTTGAAACCCTGCGGCTGTTGCAGTTGCGTCATACCGGCGCCTTTCCTTTCGAGAATCTGTCGACCCTCTCGGGCGAGCCCGTGCTGATCGATCTGGTGTCGATCCAGCGCAAGGTCTTGAACGATGCCCGTGGCGGTTACTGCTACGAACTCAACAATCTGTTTCTGGCCTTGTTGCTGGAACTGGGGTTCGAGGCGCGGGGCATCAGTGGCCGTGTGGTCATGAATCAGCCCGAAGGCAGCTGGACGGCACGGACTCACCGTTTGAGTCTGGTGACCCTCGACGGCGTGCGTTACATCACCGACGTGGGTTTTGGCGGCATGGTCCCGACCGCGCCGCTGATTCTGGATACCGAAGCCGAGCAGTCCACACCCCACGAGCCGTATCGCATCGAAGTGCAGGCCGATGGCTACATGTTGCGGGCCAGGGTCGCCGGCGAATGGCGGCCGATGTACCTGTTCGACCTGCAACGCCAGGAAGACATCGATTACACCCTCGGCAACTGGTACGTATCGACTCACCCGGACTCGCCATTTGCCCAGCGTCTGATGGTCGCGCGTACCGGCGACGGCTGGCGGCGCACGTTGAACAACGGCAGTTTTGCCATCCATCGCATCGGTATGGAGAGCGAGCGGCGTGAGGTGACGGATGTCGATGAGCTGATCGAATTGCTGGAACGGGAATTCGGCCTGCGCTTGCCGCACCAGCCTGGTGCGCGGGAGGCGCTGGCGCGCTTGATTCAGCCAACCTGA
- a CDS encoding MgtC/SapB family protein — MQAINNINLDSLLDTLVSLSAAFILGGLIGFERQYRQRTAGLRTNVLVAVGAAIFVDMANRLGGAEGAVRVVAYVVSGIGFLGAGVIMREEGNVRGLNTAATLWTSAAVGACAGADLLAEAVLGTLFVLAANTLLRPIVNNINRQPLDVVSAEVTNIVYVIARRSQQTAVFALLEAELERSNYPASDVDVHAFGADEIEIEATLATTSVDGDELDALVKRISTSNLVVQAFWSPSTTE; from the coding sequence ATGCAAGCCATCAACAACATCAACCTCGATTCGCTGCTCGACACCCTGGTCAGCCTCAGCGCAGCCTTCATCCTCGGTGGCCTGATCGGTTTCGAGCGCCAGTACCGGCAACGCACGGCGGGTTTGCGCACCAACGTGCTGGTGGCAGTCGGCGCGGCGATTTTCGTCGACATGGCCAACCGGCTCGGCGGGGCGGAAGGTGCGGTCCGGGTGGTCGCCTACGTGGTGTCCGGCATCGGTTTCCTTGGCGCCGGTGTGATCATGCGCGAAGAAGGCAACGTACGCGGCCTCAACACCGCCGCCACACTCTGGACATCGGCAGCGGTAGGCGCCTGTGCCGGCGCCGACCTGCTGGCCGAAGCCGTGCTCGGCACCTTGTTCGTGCTCGCCGCGAATACCTTGCTGCGGCCGATCGTCAACAACATCAACCGTCAGCCGCTGGATGTAGTCTCGGCGGAAGTCACCAACATCGTCTACGTGATAGCCCGGCGCTCGCAGCAGACGGCCGTGTTCGCCTTGCTTGAGGCCGAGCTCGAGCGCAGCAACTACCCGGCCAGCGATGTCGATGTACATGCCTTCGGTGCCGATGAAATCGAGATCGAAGCGACTCTGGCGACCACCTCGGTGGACGGCGATGAACTGGACGCGCTGGTGAAGCGGATTTCAACTTCGAACCTGGTGGTGCAGGCGTTCTGGAGTCCGAGTACCACGGAATAA
- a CDS encoding ATP-binding protein — translation MMRPLRFILLLIFILANAVQAAGTAQKLEIISRTRLEGVQLRLDEQDRQWLRAHPVLRIGASGPDYPPFELTRNRHELEGLTAEYADAIAQVLNVRIEVWCYPDREAAMAALKSGELDLLGTSNNYEIADPDLMLSRAYAEDQPMWVTRLDEPLPDDLAGKRIAMVEDYLPASTIEKVYPQATLQRYRSILDALGAVAFGRDDLYLGDFISASYLININFHNDLQLAGPSGLDANPFAFALTRSSPHLKRLVDKALLAIPMEQRLAMELRWSAGRADMTGQARVSLSSSEQAWLDRHPSVRVGAIEDFAPLTFFDGEGKFQGLTAQLLSLISLRSGLKFEIVRGQSLDRQIEQLKSGKLDLLPVVTPSSERELEMRFSRAYLNNPFVLVGGVSAQDVRTLDDMAGKRLAIYRGHPLRDYLRERVPQLGMVEVQSPAAGMEAIVSGRADATLSSLMVARYLISRQYRGRARIVGTVGDQPARIALATAPDAVALHSILNKALLSIAPKEIDALVERWGRDAVADDSYWQRHRREILLGFAGASGLLLLALGWIAFQRRQIRQRQQWLLQLQEAKDAADDANRAKSTFLAVMSHEIRTPMNALLGMLELALKHADEGVIDRPAIQVASSAGQQLLALIGDILDIARIESGHLSLTPERVNLRDVVLSVCQVFEGLAREKQLSWHVNLDERSNVEVMLDALRFKQMLWNLLSNAIKFTDQGKVSLRCQVFTEQDGRVDVGVVIEDSGRGISAEDQQRLFSPFVQVGSHPATARSGSGLGLVISRSLCRMMGGDLWMTSELGRGTQVMLRLELTVLESLVQKDATTPSVTAVKPLDVLVVDDHPVNRLLLCRQLSELGHRFVDIGSGEQGLDLWRGQTFDALITDINMPGLNGYELARTIREEEAATGRAPCLILGFTANAQMEEKQRCLACGMDDCLFKPVLLRELSRALMAADSGEIQAAGAEDQLSPGFDLTSLLRLAGADNPLIGQLREEVLSSLRTDLERLDEAGREGDRAGLKDLAHHVTGGAHMIGAERVVSACRVLEQACRDGEPEAALEVAIESLRVAMHDLAQQLQA, via the coding sequence ATGATGAGGCCGCTGCGATTCATTCTTCTGTTGATCTTCATTTTGGCAAACGCAGTGCAGGCAGCCGGGACTGCGCAAAAACTGGAAATCATCTCCCGCACCCGGCTGGAGGGTGTGCAGTTACGTCTCGACGAGCAGGATCGGCAGTGGCTCCGGGCACACCCGGTTTTGCGCATCGGCGCCTCCGGGCCGGACTATCCTCCCTTTGAACTGACCCGCAACAGACACGAACTGGAAGGCCTCACGGCCGAATACGCCGACGCGATCGCACAGGTGCTGAATGTCCGGATCGAGGTCTGGTGCTACCCCGATCGCGAAGCCGCCATGGCCGCGCTCAAGTCCGGGGAACTGGACTTGCTGGGGACCTCGAACAACTATGAGATTGCCGATCCCGACCTGATGCTGTCCCGTGCCTACGCCGAAGATCAGCCGATGTGGGTGACCCGGCTGGACGAGCCGTTGCCCGATGATCTGGCAGGCAAGCGCATTGCCATGGTGGAAGACTACCTGCCGGCTTCGACCATCGAAAAGGTTTACCCGCAAGCCACCTTGCAGCGTTATCGCTCGATTCTCGATGCCCTCGGCGCCGTGGCATTCGGGCGGGATGACCTGTACCTCGGCGATTTCATCAGCGCCAGCTATCTGATCAACATCAACTTCCACAACGACCTGCAACTGGCCGGCCCTTCGGGCCTCGACGCCAACCCTTTCGCTTTTGCCCTGACTCGCAGCAGTCCACACTTGAAACGTCTGGTCGACAAGGCCTTGTTGGCGATTCCCATGGAGCAGCGCCTGGCCATGGAGCTGCGCTGGAGTGCCGGGCGTGCGGACATGACGGGACAAGCGCGGGTAAGTCTCAGCAGCAGTGAACAGGCGTGGCTCGACCGGCATCCGAGCGTGCGGGTCGGTGCGATCGAGGATTTCGCCCCACTGACGTTCTTTGATGGCGAAGGAAAATTTCAGGGGCTTACGGCGCAGTTGTTGAGTCTGATCAGTCTGCGCAGCGGTTTGAAGTTCGAGATCGTACGGGGGCAGTCACTGGATCGACAGATCGAACAATTGAAGAGCGGGAAACTCGATCTGCTGCCTGTGGTGACACCGAGCAGCGAGCGTGAACTCGAAATGCGTTTCTCCCGGGCTTACCTGAACAATCCGTTCGTATTGGTCGGCGGCGTGTCGGCGCAAGACGTGAGAACGCTGGACGACATGGCCGGCAAGCGTCTGGCGATCTATCGCGGTCACCCGTTGCGCGATTATCTGCGGGAAAGAGTACCGCAGCTCGGAATGGTCGAAGTACAAAGTCCGGCTGCCGGAATGGAAGCGATTGTCAGCGGGCGAGCCGACGCCACGCTGAGCTCATTGATGGTGGCTCGCTATCTGATTTCCCGTCAGTACCGGGGTCGAGCCCGGATTGTCGGCACGGTGGGGGATCAGCCTGCCCGGATCGCGCTGGCCACCGCGCCGGATGCGGTGGCACTGCACTCGATTCTGAACAAGGCGCTGTTGAGCATTGCGCCGAAGGAAATCGACGCTCTGGTCGAGCGCTGGGGGCGTGATGCCGTTGCCGATGACAGTTACTGGCAGCGCCATCGACGGGAAATCCTGCTTGGATTCGCCGGTGCTTCGGGATTATTGCTGTTGGCGTTGGGCTGGATCGCTTTTCAGCGCCGGCAGATTCGCCAGCGCCAGCAATGGCTGCTTCAACTGCAGGAAGCCAAGGACGCGGCGGACGACGCCAATCGGGCCAAGAGCACATTTCTGGCAGTCATGAGTCACGAAATCCGTACACCGATGAATGCCTTGCTGGGCATGCTGGAACTGGCGCTTAAACATGCCGATGAAGGTGTGATCGATCGTCCGGCGATTCAGGTGGCTTCCTCTGCGGGGCAGCAACTGCTGGCATTGATCGGCGATATTCTCGACATCGCACGTATCGAATCCGGTCATCTGTCGCTGACTCCCGAACGCGTCAATCTGCGTGACGTGGTGTTGTCGGTGTGCCAGGTTTTCGAAGGGCTGGCACGGGAGAAGCAGTTGTCATGGCACGTAAACCTGGATGAACGCAGCAATGTCGAGGTGATGCTCGATGCCCTGCGTTTCAAGCAGATGTTGTGGAACCTGCTGAGTAACGCGATCAAGTTTACCGATCAAGGCAAGGTCAGTCTGCGCTGCCAGGTTTTTACCGAACAGGACGGGCGGGTGGACGTGGGAGTGGTCATCGAAGACAGCGGCCGGGGCATCAGCGCCGAAGATCAGCAACGCTTGTTCAGCCCGTTTGTGCAAGTTGGCAGCCATCCGGCGACGGCCCGCAGCGGCTCCGGCCTGGGGCTGGTCATCAGCCGCAGCCTGTGCCGGATGATGGGCGGCGATCTGTGGATGACCAGCGAACTCGGACGTGGCACACAAGTCATGCTGCGCCTGGAGCTGACCGTGCTCGAGTCGCTGGTTCAGAAGGACGCCACGACGCCGTCGGTCACGGCAGTAAAGCCGCTGGACGTGCTGGTGGTGGACGATCACCCGGTTAATCGTTTGCTGTTGTGTCGGCAGTTGAGCGAACTCGGGCATCGCTTTGTCGACATCGGGAGTGGTGAGCAGGGGCTGGATCTGTGGCGCGGCCAAACGTTCGATGCACTGATCACCGACATCAACATGCCCGGACTCAACGGTTATGAACTGGCGCGAACAATTCGCGAAGAAGAGGCGGCGACGGGCAGGGCGCCTTGTCTGATTCTGGGGTTTACCGCCAATGCGCAGATGGAAGAGAAACAGCGATGTCTGGCTTGCGGAATGGATGATTGTCTGTTCAAACCTGTTTTGCTGCGGGAACTGAGCCGGGCGCTGATGGCCGCAGATTCCGGCGAAATACAGGCCGCAGGAGCGGAGGATCAGCTATCGCCCGGTTTCGATCTGACTTCGCTGTTGCGGCTGGCGGGTGCAGACAATCCGCTCATCGGGCAATTGCGTGAGGAAGTATTGAGCAGTTTGCGCACCGACCTGGAACGCCTGGATGAGGCCGGTCGGGAAGGCGATCGTGCGGGTCTGAAGGATCTGGCTCATCACGTCACGGGTGGCGCGCACATGATCGGTGCCGAGCGTGTGGTCTCGGCGTGCCGGGTACTGGAACAGGCCTGTCGGGACGGTGAGCCCGAGGCTGCACTGGAAGTTGCAATCGAATCGCTGCGCGTGGCCATGCACGACCTCGCGCAGCAACTTCAGGCCTGA
- the dkgB gene encoding 2,5-didehydrogluconate reductase DkgB — protein sequence MSVPAFGLGTFRLQGQVVIDSVSTALELGYRVIDTAQIYENEAEVGQAIAASGIARDKLFITSKIWIANFTKDRLIESLKESLQKLQTDYLDLTLIHWPSPEDQVPVEEFMGALLQAKRLGLTRQIGVSNFTIDLMKQAIAAVGADNIATNQIELHPYLQNRKVVEFAQSQGIQITSYMTLAYGEVLKDPLIVQIAERLQATPAQVTLAWAMQSGYAVIPSSTKRANLQGNLGATALTLSEADMTLIATLDRGHRLTSPKGIAPQWD from the coding sequence ATGTCTGTTCCCGCTTTCGGTCTTGGTACGTTTCGCCTGCAAGGTCAGGTGGTCATCGATTCGGTGAGCACCGCCCTTGAGCTCGGCTACCGGGTCATCGACACCGCGCAAATCTATGAGAACGAAGCCGAGGTCGGCCAGGCCATTGCCGCCAGCGGTATTGCCCGCGACAAACTCTTCATCACCAGCAAGATCTGGATCGCCAACTTCACCAAAGACCGTCTGATCGAGAGCCTCAAGGAGAGCCTGCAAAAGCTGCAGACCGACTATCTCGACCTGACGCTGATCCACTGGCCGTCGCCGGAAGATCAGGTGCCGGTGGAGGAGTTCATGGGCGCCCTGCTGCAAGCCAAGCGTCTGGGCCTGACCCGGCAGATCGGTGTGTCCAACTTCACCATCGACTTGATGAAACAAGCCATCGCAGCGGTTGGCGCAGACAACATCGCCACCAACCAGATCGAGCTGCACCCGTACCTTCAGAACCGCAAAGTCGTGGAGTTCGCACAGAGTCAGGGCATTCAGATCACCTCGTACATGACCCTGGCCTATGGCGAAGTGCTGAAGGATCCGCTGATCGTACAGATCGCCGAGCGTCTGCAAGCCACCCCGGCGCAGGTCACCCTGGCGTGGGCGATGCAATCGGGTTACGCGGTGATTCCGTCATCGACCAAACGCGCCAACCTGCAAGGCAATCTCGGCGCCACCGCGTTGACCCTGAGCGAGGCCGACATGACGCTGATCGCCACCCTGGATCGCGGTCATCGCCTGACCAGCCCCAAAGGCATCGCGCCGCAGTGGGACTGA
- a CDS encoding BrnT family toxin produces the protein MKSFKIQFDKSKNAANKLKHRGISLAEAEPVFYDDRALTIEDNDHDEQRWITLGNDGKGRLLVVAYSYREPNFVRIISARVATPSERREYFLEADL, from the coding sequence ATGAAGTCATTCAAGATTCAGTTCGACAAAAGCAAGAATGCTGCCAACAAACTCAAGCACAGAGGGATCAGCCTCGCCGAGGCCGAACCGGTCTTCTACGACGACCGAGCACTGACCATTGAAGACAACGACCATGACGAGCAACGCTGGATCACACTCGGCAACGACGGCAAAGGACGTTTGTTGGTGGTTGCGTACAGTTACCGCGAACCGAATTTCGTTCGAATCATTTCCGCACGTGTCGCTACACCGAGTGAACGTCGCGAATATTTTCTGGAGGCTGACCTATGA
- a CDS encoding exodeoxyribonuclease III has product MKKMRIATFNVNGLRARLPNLLEWLRREQPDIVCLQELKMVDGAFPATDLEAAGYGAIWHGQASWNGVAILARDAQPLESRRGLPGDPDDKHSRYLEAAVHGVLVGCLYLPNGNPQPGPKFDYKLAWFERLIKYARDLQSSDHPVVLAGDYNVVPTDLDIYNTRSWLKDALLQPESRECYQRLLDQGWTDSLRHLYPEDRLYTFWDYFRQHWQKNSGLRIDHLLLNPALSPYLHEAGVDAWVRNEPHASDHAPTWIRIDSRKRR; this is encoded by the coding sequence ATGAAAAAAATGCGGATTGCCACGTTCAACGTCAACGGCCTGCGTGCCCGTCTGCCGAATCTTCTGGAGTGGCTCAGGCGCGAGCAGCCGGACATCGTCTGTTTGCAGGAGCTCAAAATGGTGGACGGCGCGTTTCCAGCCACGGATCTGGAGGCCGCTGGTTATGGCGCCATCTGGCATGGCCAGGCCTCATGGAACGGCGTGGCGATTCTTGCCCGCGATGCGCAACCGCTGGAGAGTCGTCGCGGTCTGCCGGGTGATCCTGACGATAAACACAGCCGGTACCTCGAAGCGGCGGTGCACGGGGTGTTGGTGGGGTGTCTGTACCTGCCCAACGGCAATCCGCAACCGGGGCCGAAGTTCGACTACAAACTGGCCTGGTTCGAGCGTCTGATCAAATATGCCCGGGATCTGCAAAGCAGCGATCACCCGGTGGTGCTGGCCGGCGATTACAACGTGGTGCCTACCGATCTGGATATCTACAACACCCGTTCGTGGCTCAAGGATGCGTTGTTGCAACCGGAGAGCCGCGAGTGCTATCAGCGCCTGCTGGATCAGGGCTGGACGGATTCGTTGCGGCACCTGTATCCCGAAGATCGGCTGTACACGTTCTGGGATTATTTCCGTCAGCACTGGCAGAAGAATTCCGGGCTGCGGATCGACCATTTGCTGCTCAATCCGGCGTTGAGCCCTTATCTGCACGAGGCCGGTGTGGATGCCTGGGTACGTAACGAACCGCATGCCAGCGACCACGCGCCGACATGGATTCGTATCGATTCGCGTAAAAGACGCTAG
- a CDS encoding BrnA antitoxin family protein, whose product MKDEYDFSQGKRGALAPNKGKTRITIMLDDAVIEAAREVAESEGYGYQTVINNTLRHALLDSRGAADEVEHAGGQFKKGITATDLKSLEKKLSAAVNEIRRVLEPEAKP is encoded by the coding sequence ATGAAAGACGAGTACGACTTCTCTCAGGGCAAACGCGGCGCATTGGCGCCCAACAAGGGCAAGACCCGCATCACCATCATGCTCGATGACGCGGTCATCGAAGCCGCGCGCGAGGTCGCTGAAAGCGAGGGCTATGGCTATCAGACGGTAATCAACAACACCCTTCGCCATGCACTGCTCGACAGCCGGGGTGCAGCCGATGAAGTCGAGCATGCCGGCGGGCAATTCAAGAAAGGCATCACCGCCACCGACCTCAAGAGCCTTGAGAAAAAACTGTCAGCGGCCGTGAATGAAATCCGGCGGGTACTGGAGCCGGAAGCAAAACCATAG